A region of Vicinamibacterales bacterium DNA encodes the following proteins:
- a CDS encoding rhomboid family intramembrane serine protease, translating into MIPLRDVIPSRTTPVVTTAIVVVNVLVYLRETTLPPRELEAFVQAFGLVPAEFAWGAVFSSMFVHAGFMHMAGNMLYLWIFGDNVEDRMGHGRFVAFYLLTGLSAALAQTVAAPHSAVPMVGASGAIAGVMGAYFVLYPRSRVLTLVPFPLAIVEIPAVFLLGLWFLMQFVSGVATLSPVQSGELAGGVAFWAHAAGFGAGAILVFVFRRRERQRVEWWSGPADGRS; encoded by the coding sequence ATGATTCCACTTCGCGACGTCATCCCCTCGCGCACGACGCCCGTGGTCACGACGGCCATCGTCGTCGTCAACGTGCTCGTCTACCTGCGCGAGACGACCCTCCCGCCGCGCGAGCTCGAGGCCTTCGTCCAGGCCTTCGGCCTGGTGCCCGCGGAGTTCGCGTGGGGGGCGGTCTTCTCGTCGATGTTCGTGCACGCGGGCTTCATGCACATGGCCGGCAACATGCTCTACCTGTGGATCTTCGGCGACAACGTCGAGGACCGCATGGGCCATGGCCGCTTCGTGGCCTTCTACCTGCTCACGGGCCTCAGCGCGGCCCTTGCGCAGACCGTCGCGGCGCCGCACTCCGCCGTGCCGATGGTCGGGGCGTCGGGCGCCATCGCGGGCGTGATGGGCGCCTACTTCGTCCTCTATCCCCGATCGCGCGTGCTCACGCTGGTCCCCTTCCCGCTCGCGATCGTCGAGATCCCGGCCGTGTTCCTCCTGGGCCTGTGGTTCCTGATGCAGTTCGTGAGCGGCGTGGCCACGCTCTCCCCGGTGCAGTCGGGCGAGCTGGCGGGCGGCGTCGCGTTCTGGGCGCACGCCGCGGGCTTCGGCGCGGGCGCGATCCTCGTGTTCGTCTTCCGCCGCCGCGAGCGGCAGCGGGTCGAGTGGTGGAGCGGACCGGCGGACGGCCGGTCGTGA
- a CDS encoding SpoIIE family protein phosphatase — translation MGDPRLEVNDGLGKRVIPIDKPTTTIGRRTESDVRLVGSDVSREHAEIVRDDAGFLLRDRGSRYGTYANGAPVTEHRLTHGDRVQFGRTGGAEVVFLTDAAASASATSSAGTAVGDIRQMATLLEGLRALGSGRVLDEVLALVLDAAIGVTGAERGFIMLAGDDGTLDLKLARARGRVTLPGNRFETSRKIPEEVYATGELKVVADLLEGDVEAHQGTIQLGIRHVLCTPLRNVRYLDRPDLPAETRAIGVLYLDSREKGQLLSTATRSALDTLANEAGVAIENARLYRETLEKARIEHELRIAAEIQRSLLPQGRREGPHFQAMGASLPSRSIGGDFFDYVEMDGGAVGIVLGDVAGKGPAAALLTAKIQGLFSAQAGGNTPASAMRLVNQGLLKRQVDARYATVFYATLSEDGGLAFCNAGHNPPLVVGAAGARPLNGSGMPVGLFAGATYTDEQAHLDPGDVLVVYSDGVTEALNPAGEEFGEARLIAEVTRHRAAPLGDLLQQIVTAVQGFAAGASQSDDVTVMVVRYLGSPGSRTGA, via the coding sequence ATGGGTGACCCCCGCCTCGAAGTCAACGATGGCCTTGGCAAGCGCGTCATCCCGATCGACAAGCCCACGACCACGATCGGCCGCCGGACCGAGAGCGACGTCCGCCTCGTGGGCAGCGACGTGTCGCGCGAGCACGCCGAGATCGTGCGCGACGACGCCGGCTTCCTCCTGCGCGACCGTGGATCGCGCTACGGGACCTATGCCAACGGGGCGCCGGTCACCGAGCACCGGCTGACGCACGGCGATCGCGTGCAGTTCGGCCGCACCGGCGGCGCCGAGGTCGTGTTCCTGACCGACGCCGCGGCGTCCGCCTCGGCGACCTCGTCGGCCGGGACGGCCGTCGGCGACATCCGCCAGATGGCCACGCTGCTCGAGGGACTCCGCGCTCTCGGATCGGGCCGCGTCCTCGACGAAGTGCTCGCGCTCGTGCTCGATGCCGCCATCGGCGTCACGGGCGCCGAGCGCGGCTTCATCATGCTCGCCGGCGACGACGGCACGCTCGACCTGAAGCTCGCCCGCGCGCGCGGCCGCGTCACCCTGCCCGGCAATCGGTTCGAGACCAGCCGCAAGATCCCCGAGGAGGTCTACGCCACGGGCGAGCTGAAGGTGGTGGCCGACCTGCTCGAGGGCGACGTCGAGGCCCACCAGGGCACCATCCAGCTCGGCATCCGCCACGTCCTGTGCACGCCGCTCCGAAACGTCCGCTACCTCGACCGGCCCGACCTGCCCGCGGAGACGCGCGCCATCGGCGTGCTCTACCTGGACAGCCGCGAGAAGGGGCAGCTCCTCTCCACCGCCACGCGCAGCGCGCTCGACACGCTGGCCAACGAGGCCGGCGTGGCCATCGAGAACGCGCGCCTCTACCGTGAAACCCTGGAGAAGGCCCGGATCGAGCACGAGCTCCGCATCGCGGCCGAGATCCAGCGGTCGCTCCTGCCGCAGGGCCGACGCGAGGGCCCGCACTTCCAGGCCATGGGCGCGTCGCTGCCGTCGCGCTCGATCGGCGGCGACTTCTTCGACTACGTCGAGATGGACGGCGGCGCGGTGGGCATCGTCCTCGGCGACGTCGCAGGCAAGGGGCCGGCCGCCGCGCTCCTCACCGCCAAGATCCAGGGGCTCTTCTCGGCCCAGGCCGGCGGGAACACGCCCGCCTCGGCGATGCGGCTGGTCAACCAGGGCCTCCTGAAGCGGCAGGTGGACGCCCGCTATGCGACGGTCTTCTATGCCACGCTGTCGGAGGACGGCGGCCTGGCGTTCTGCAACGCGGGCCACAATCCGCCGCTCGTCGTGGGCGCCGCCGGCGCGCGTCCGCTCAACGGCAGCGGGATGCCGGTGGGCCTCTTCGCCGGGGCCACCTACACCGACGAGCAGGCCCACCTGGATCCGGGCGACGTGCTCGTCGTCTACAGCGACGGCGTCACCGAGGCCCTGAACCCGGCCGGCGAGGAGTTCGGCGAGGCCCGCCTCATCGCCGAGGTCACCCGGCACCGGGCGGCGCCGCTCGGCGACCTGCTCCAGCAGATCGTGACCGCCGTGCAGGGCTTCGCGGCCGGCGCGTCCCAGAGCGACGACGTCACCGTGATGGTCGTGCGCTACCTCGGCTCGCCCGGGTCGAGGACGGGGGCATGA